The following proteins come from a genomic window of Astatotilapia calliptera chromosome 11, fAstCal1.2, whole genome shotgun sequence:
- the LOC113031485 gene encoding protein SMG9-like: MGRTKAGTYPLFSLLPGYRGHPTFSTMVSKLCSQILAMPRCQLSHTILTEKNWFHYAARIWDGVKKSSALSEYSRLLC; encoded by the exons ATGGGGAGGACCAAAGCAG GAACGTACccactgttctctctgctcccCGGCTATAGAGGACACCCGACCTTCTCCACCATGGTTTCAAAACTCTGCAGCCAAATACTGGCCATGCCCCGCTGTCAGCTGTCACACACTATTCTCACTGAGAAAAACTG gTTTCACTATGCAGCTCGTATCTGGGATGGTGTGAAAAAGTCCTCTGCCCTCTCTGAATACAGTCGTCTGCTCTGCTGA
- the LOC113032440 gene encoding urokinase plasminogen activator surface receptor-like, translating to MSDRSTMQNLVLILGIVLLPRACALKCYECIPDLSGSCAQTTKECPSNTQCGSVRVTSYAGGSKLVDIKGKSCAAAEECVQASINFGVSQTLLTSKCCTSDLCNSQDAPEGSISSPNGKKCFQCDGNDCTKTLNCNGDEDHCISTRVTSGGQKVTVKGCASKVVCSSTQSAQIAGIIGTEISCCQGDLCNSAISTTAGLLLFVTPLISLVLFS from the exons ATGTCTGACCGCTCCACAATGCAGAACCTTGTGCTGATCCTTGGGATCGTGCTGCTCCCTAGAG CCTGTGCCTTGAAATGTTACGAATGCATACCGGACCTCTCTGGAAGCTGCGCTCAGACAACAAAAGAATGTCCTTCCAAcactcagtgtggatcagtaagAGTGACTTCATATGCAG GTGGTTCAAAACTGGTTGATATTAAAGGTAAAAGTTGTGCTGCGGCTGAGGAGTGTGTTCAGGCCTCAATCAACTTTGGAGTTTCTCAAACTCTACTGACCAGCAAGTGTTGCACCTCTGATCTTTGCAACTCTCAAGATGCCCCTG AGGGCAGCATCTCATCTCCAAATGGGAAAAAGTGCTTCCAATGTGATGGAAACGATTGCACAAAAACTCTAAATTGCAATGGAGATGAGGACCACTGCATCTCAACAAGAG tGACTTCAGGAGGGCAAAAGGTGACTGTAAAGGGCTGCGCCTCCAAGGTGGTTTGCTCAAGCACACAATCTGCACAGATTGCAGGAATCATAGGAACAGAAATCAGCTGCTGCCAGGGTGACCTCTGCAACAGTGCCATCAGTACAACTGCTGgccttctgctctttgtgacACCGCTGATCTCTCTGGTCTTGTTCTCTTAG